AGCCTCCTAAGCCTAGGCGCTGCCACCGTCGTATCGTGGCTCGCACCGTATGTTCATGGCACTCAAAGACCTCGGCGATTGCCGGGGCGGTCCATCCTTGCGCATTCAGCCGCAGCATATGGGCACGGTCTCGGGTTCGTTGCGGCACGGTCCTGGCTAATCTCAGTTCAGCCAGGGTGCGGTCTTCCTCGTCACTCAGTTTGATTCGTAAGGGGGCAGGCACTAGAGACAACCAGTAGAGGGCCAAATCTATCTTATACTTTATTCCTCCGACCTACTTATATATCCCAAGAGGGTTAGAGCAACTAGGATTGACTTGTTACTGTGTTCATTAAGCGAACTCGTGACTAACTTTATGAATCTTTTTCTGGTAGTCCAGCTTGGTTCACTTCATCGAAAAACAGCCCTACCCTGGAATCAGAATCCTTGCAATTCCAGAACTTTTGACTATAGGCATTATCAAAATGGTTCTGACTTCTTCTTCGATGCTGTTGATGAAGATCAGGCTTACATCACGATTCAGGAGAGTTATTTGAAGCAAGGTGATTTTTTAATTTTGAAAGTTGATGATCAACTAGTCTACTATCGAATTGAGCAGATTGACTATTATT
This genomic stretch from Leptolyngbya sp. 'hensonii' harbors:
- a CDS encoding helix-turn-helix domain-containing protein, whose product is MALYWLSLVPAPLRIKLSDEEDRTLAELRLARTVPQRTRDRAHMLRLNAQGWTAPAIAEVFECHEHTVRATIRRWQRLGLGGLWEAPGRGVAARWQEADLRYIEQCLETEARTYNSVQ